Proteins encoded by one window of Dendropsophus ebraccatus isolate aDenEbr1 chromosome 4, aDenEbr1.pat, whole genome shotgun sequence:
- the LOC138787985 gene encoding protein RD3-like isoform X1: MVVRMFLAGLFGWNDSDGSSAKLAPRSSAELVTETLMLELGSHLKRAEKQQRERLIEYRRVKNGVDYTWLASFPRQGYEISPGDQLDLRDICSKISPSQCGPVILRFRRLMLEFEPEGAEIPRLFRSVLQDFVSQEELQRKIQDNRWEKRRRAKSLATFNFKPPRIRVNPFQLEDAHGSDTESEMASGRARSKSMPEFSMPSEVHCD, translated from the exons GTAGTAAGGATGTTCCTTGCAGGACTCTTTGGCTGGAATGACTCAGATGGATCTTCAGCAAAGCTAGCTCCCAGGAGTAGTGCAGAGCTGGTTACAGAGACTCTAATGTTAGAACTGGGATCCCACCTAAAACGTGCTGAAAAACAGCAGCGAGAGCGTCTCATTGAATATCGACGAGTAAAGAATGGAGTTGACTACACATGGCTAGCATCCTTTCCACGCCAAGGTTATGAGATCAGCCCAGGCGACCAGCTGGACCTGAGAGACATTTGCTCAAAAATAAGTCCTTCTCAATGCGGCCCTGTCATACTCAG GTTTCGTAGACTGATGTTGGAGTTTGAGCCTGAAGGTGCGGAGATTCCACGCCTCTTTCGATCAGTGCTTCAGGATTTTGTGTCTCAGGAAGAGCTACAACGGAAGATACAGGATAATCGCTGGGAAAAGCGCAGAAGAGCCAAAAGCTTGGCCACATTCAATTTCAAGCCTCCTCGGATACGTGTTAATCCCTTCCAACTGGAGGATGCACATGGTTCGGATACGGAGAGTGAGATGGCTTCTGGAAGAGCAAGAAGCAAAAGTATGCCAGAGTTTAGCATGCCAAGTGAAGTGCATTGTGACTAA
- the LOC138787985 gene encoding protein RD3-like isoform X2, whose translation MFLAGLFGWNDSDGSSAKLAPRSSAELVTETLMLELGSHLKRAEKQQRERLIEYRRVKNGVDYTWLASFPRQGYEISPGDQLDLRDICSKISPSQCGPVILRFRRLMLEFEPEGAEIPRLFRSVLQDFVSQEELQRKIQDNRWEKRRRAKSLATFNFKPPRIRVNPFQLEDAHGSDTESEMASGRARSKSMPEFSMPSEVHCD comes from the exons ATGTTCCTTGCAGGACTCTTTGGCTGGAATGACTCAGATGGATCTTCAGCAAAGCTAGCTCCCAGGAGTAGTGCAGAGCTGGTTACAGAGACTCTAATGTTAGAACTGGGATCCCACCTAAAACGTGCTGAAAAACAGCAGCGAGAGCGTCTCATTGAATATCGACGAGTAAAGAATGGAGTTGACTACACATGGCTAGCATCCTTTCCACGCCAAGGTTATGAGATCAGCCCAGGCGACCAGCTGGACCTGAGAGACATTTGCTCAAAAATAAGTCCTTCTCAATGCGGCCCTGTCATACTCAG GTTTCGTAGACTGATGTTGGAGTTTGAGCCTGAAGGTGCGGAGATTCCACGCCTCTTTCGATCAGTGCTTCAGGATTTTGTGTCTCAGGAAGAGCTACAACGGAAGATACAGGATAATCGCTGGGAAAAGCGCAGAAGAGCCAAAAGCTTGGCCACATTCAATTTCAAGCCTCCTCGGATACGTGTTAATCCCTTCCAACTGGAGGATGCACATGGTTCGGATACGGAGAGTGAGATGGCTTCTGGAAGAGCAAGAAGCAAAAGTATGCCAGAGTTTAGCATGCCAAGTGAAGTGCATTGTGACTAA